From the Ruminiclostridium josui JCM 17888 genome, one window contains:
- a CDS encoding ABC transporter permease has translation MNIIESFKQALSSLRANKLRSVLTMIGIIMGVFSVITIVAIGNATQSYVDSEFAKIGANILIVSYKTDSLSTNDMLVSDDLKAISKSVKEIKNVGTDVNRSGTIRLDNKTRNASIHGISSQYKDIVPVDMAQGRMINEIDNSTRSNVVVIDEEFAEANFGKINPIGQKLKVTLGSGSTLRLRVIGVTKTEETPFGGMINNENRPVTLIIPMTTLQSYYPDSEQFNYIYVSVDEKDKTALKNMADKIIKTLENKHGNKDKYSIQFYSDFQDGLNTVLNVISSVLLVIAVITLIVGGIGIVNILLVSVTERIREIGVRKALGARKRDIVIQFITESIILTGISGVIGIIMGILGGFIISSIVKIPPVLNIQVIVLAFLGSIALGLLFGVYPAKRAADLDPIESLRYE, from the coding sequence ATGAATATAATTGAGAGCTTCAAACAGGCTTTATCCAGTCTCAGAGCAAACAAGCTCCGCTCCGTCCTGACGATGATTGGTATAATTATGGGTGTATTTTCGGTTATAACTATCGTGGCAATCGGAAATGCGACGCAAAGCTATGTAGATAGCGAATTTGCAAAAATCGGAGCGAATATACTGATTGTCTCTTACAAGACTGATAGCCTGAGTACCAATGATATGCTGGTCAGCGATGATCTGAAAGCAATAAGTAAAAGCGTTAAAGAGATAAAAAATGTTGGAACAGATGTGAACAGATCAGGAACTATCCGACTTGATAACAAAACAAGAAATGCCAGTATACACGGTATATCATCTCAGTATAAGGACATTGTACCTGTGGATATGGCTCAGGGCAGAATGATAAATGAGATTGATAACTCTACAAGATCAAATGTAGTTGTAATTGATGAAGAATTTGCAGAAGCTAATTTTGGAAAGATAAATCCCATTGGACAAAAACTTAAGGTAACACTTGGCTCAGGAAGTACTTTAAGGCTTAGGGTAATAGGAGTGACAAAAACTGAAGAAACTCCCTTTGGAGGAATGATTAATAATGAAAACAGACCGGTAACCCTTATAATTCCTATGACTACCCTTCAATCATATTATCCTGATTCAGAGCAGTTTAATTATATTTATGTTTCGGTAGATGAAAAGGATAAAACTGCTCTGAAAAACATGGCCGATAAAATAATAAAAACCCTTGAAAATAAGCATGGAAATAAGGATAAATATTCAATACAATTCTATTCTGATTTTCAGGATGGTTTGAATACTGTACTTAATGTTATTTCCTCAGTACTTCTGGTTATAGCTGTAATTACATTGATTGTAGGAGGTATAGGAATAGTGAATATACTTCTGGTTTCTGTAACTGAGCGTATAAGGGAGATTGGTGTGAGAAAGGCTCTTGGTGCTAGAAAACGAGATATAGTAATTCAATTTATAACCGAGTCAATTATACTTACGGGAATAAGTGGTGTAATTGGTATAATTATGGGTATTTTAGGAGGCTTTATAATTTCATCAATAGTAAAAATCCCACCAGTTCTGAATATACAGGTAATTGTACTTGCCTTTTTGGGCTCTATTGCTTTGGGACTGTTGTTTGGAGTTTATCCTGCAAAACGGGCCGCCGACCTTGACCCAATAGAATCACTGAGGTACGAATAA
- the yfmF gene encoding EF-P 5-aminopentanol modification-associated protein YfmF, which translates to MIDTHVEEKLCKLFEKNGITVYNIKSNRFKTNTINIFFHDNLNKDTVALNALFPSVLRRGCKGLPNIKEINLYLEKMYGAVFDCGIVKKGERQIIHFYFEYISDKYTNEKQRNFEKAFEFLMNIIFRPELKNGSFNEQYVEQEKNNLKMIVKGRTNDKIQYSMERCYELMCKDEPFGLYEYGTIEQIDEITNDKLYEHYKKKIASLPAEIFITGEMEEKDEAFIKEKLSLVERSPTQKLNSSIIFKCVKEVKEYEDKMDVNQAKLCMGFRTHVHPADNDYYALLVFNGLLGGGMHSKLFQNVREKAGLAYYVFAGLEKFKGLMVIASGIDIKNKDTAQEIIMKQLDEIRSGNITEYEYEATLKSIKTGIMSLKDSQLYVVDFYLSQLINGTHDTMETLVEKVNRVTVDDIIKVADNVQLDTIYFLTSKSHENSN; encoded by the coding sequence ATGATTGATACCCATGTAGAGGAAAAGCTGTGTAAATTGTTTGAAAAGAATGGGATAACGGTTTACAATATTAAATCTAATAGATTCAAAACAAATACAATTAATATTTTCTTTCATGATAATTTGAATAAGGATACGGTTGCTCTAAACGCACTTTTCCCTTCAGTATTGAGAAGAGGCTGCAAGGGACTTCCTAATATAAAAGAAATTAATTTGTATCTTGAAAAAATGTATGGTGCAGTGTTTGACTGTGGCATTGTAAAAAAAGGCGAAAGACAGATAATACATTTTTATTTTGAATATATTTCAGATAAGTATACTAATGAAAAGCAAAGAAATTTTGAAAAGGCATTTGAATTTCTTATGAATATCATTTTCAGACCTGAGCTAAAGAATGGTTCCTTTAATGAACAGTATGTAGAACAGGAAAAAAATAATCTGAAAATGATTGTCAAAGGCAGAACAAATGATAAGATTCAGTACAGCATGGAAAGATGCTATGAACTAATGTGCAAGGATGAACCATTTGGGCTATATGAATACGGCACGATAGAGCAAATAGATGAAATAACTAATGACAAACTTTACGAGCACTACAAGAAAAAAATAGCATCACTCCCTGCAGAGATTTTTATAACCGGAGAAATGGAAGAGAAAGATGAAGCTTTTATAAAAGAAAAACTGTCACTTGTGGAAAGAAGTCCAACTCAAAAACTGAATTCTAGTATTATATTTAAATGTGTTAAAGAAGTAAAAGAATACGAAGATAAAATGGATGTTAATCAGGCCAAGCTGTGTATGGGTTTCAGAACACATGTACATCCTGCTGATAATGATTATTATGCACTATTGGTTTTTAACGGCTTGCTGGGAGGAGGTATGCATTCAAAGCTTTTTCAGAATGTCAGAGAGAAAGCAGGGCTTGCATACTATGTGTTTGCAGGTTTGGAAAAGTTTAAGGGTTTAATGGTTATTGCAAGTGGTATTGATATTAAGAATAAAGACACTGCTCAAGAAATAATTATGAAACAGTTGGATGAAATACGTTCAGGGAACATAACAGAGTATGAATATGAGGCTACCTTAAAGTCTATAAAAACTGGAATTATGTCACTAAAGGACAGTCAGCTTTATGTAGTAGATTTTTATTTGAGTCAATTGATAAACGGTACACATGATACCATGGAAACCTTGGTTGAAAAAGTAAATAGAGTTACGGTTGATGATATTATCAAGGTGGCAGATAATGTTCAGTTGGATACGATATATTTCTTGACTTCAAAATCACATGAAAACAGCAATTAA
- the yfmH gene encoding EF-P 5-aminopentanol modification-associated protein YfmH, translated as MNFDTIEYKKYNELFYRYEHSSGLNCIVIPKKGYYKKYATFSTQYGSVDNEFVIPGESKPTKVPDGIAHFLEHKLFEQKDGSVMDKFAALGSKPNAFTSFNQTVYLFSCTDLFSENFKLLLNFVQNPYITDESVEREKKIIGQEINMYRDDPGWRANFNLLKAMYKNHPVRYDIAGTIDSISEITKETLYKCYKTFYHPSNMLITVVGDVDHIKVFEQVENCIQTSDKSTEIKRIFPKESSDINKSYIEQNMPVSTPIFYMGFKDSNFDLEGDEILRYEIAIKVLLSMLMGKSSRLYEELYDKSLINSSFEMDFSLENSYAYSMFGGESVNPEEVQDMVTKEIKLLKKQGLDQENFNRLLNASKGRFLRQLNSLENISRSFINLYFKGVTLFDYLEVYDKMKFDYITDVFDSHFDIKRMALSVVKQK; from the coding sequence ATGAATTTTGATACTATTGAATATAAAAAGTATAACGAATTATTTTACCGGTATGAACATTCCAGTGGTTTAAATTGTATAGTAATTCCTAAAAAAGGCTATTACAAAAAGTACGCTACATTTTCTACCCAATACGGTTCCGTAGATAATGAATTTGTCATACCAGGAGAAAGTAAACCCACAAAAGTTCCTGACGGAATTGCACATTTTTTGGAGCACAAGCTTTTTGAGCAAAAAGACGGAAGTGTCATGGATAAGTTTGCAGCTTTGGGCTCAAAACCTAATGCATTTACAAGCTTTAACCAAACTGTATACCTTTTTTCTTGTACAGACTTGTTTAGCGAAAACTTCAAGCTTTTATTAAATTTTGTTCAAAATCCGTATATTACAGATGAAAGCGTTGAACGTGAAAAGAAGATAATAGGTCAGGAAATCAATATGTACCGTGACGATCCAGGATGGCGTGCAAACTTCAATCTACTTAAGGCAATGTACAAGAACCACCCTGTAAGGTATGATATAGCGGGTACTATTGACAGTATAAGTGAAATTACAAAAGAAACCTTGTATAAATGCTATAAGACCTTTTACCATCCATCAAATATGCTCATAACAGTGGTTGGTGACGTGGATCACATTAAAGTTTTTGAGCAGGTTGAGAATTGCATACAGACATCGGATAAGTCTACTGAAATTAAAAGAATCTTTCCAAAAGAAAGTTCGGATATTAACAAAAGTTATATCGAGCAAAATATGCCGGTATCAACACCTATATTTTATATGGGATTTAAAGACAGCAATTTTGACTTAGAAGGTGATGAAATCCTTAGATATGAGATTGCTATAAAAGTTCTGTTGTCAATGCTTATGGGAAAAAGTTCAAGACTTTACGAAGAACTGTATGACAAGAGCCTTATAAATTCCAGCTTTGAAATGGATTTTTCTTTAGAGAATAGTTATGCATATTCAATGTTCGGAGGAGAATCTGTAAACCCGGAAGAGGTTCAGGATATGGTTACAAAGGAAATTAAATTACTGAAAAAACAAGGGCTTGATCAGGAGAACTTTAACAGACTTCTTAACGCTTCAAAAGGAAGATTTTTAAGACAGTTAAATTCACTGGAAAATATATCAAGATCCTTTATAAATTTATATTTTAAGGGGGTTACATTGTTTGATTATCTAGAAGTTTATGATAAAATGAAATTTGATTATATTACAGATGTATTTGACAGTCATTTTGACATTAAGCGCATGGCGTTATCTGTTGTTAAGCAGAAATAA
- the lgt gene encoding prolipoprotein diacylglyceryl transferase, giving the protein MDSTLVSFPELGWSFQVPRVAFYIFGKPIYWYGIIIAAAFLICVLWAMKDSTKYDLIPDTIIDLMLFAAPAAIICARIYYVVFSWSEYRDNLIDIVNLRKGGLAVYGGIIGAIVTAYFVARYKKIPTMKLFDFAIPYVALGQAIGRWGNFFNQEAFGANTSLPWGMTSSTITSYLTNKSDSIQETLGITVNPDLPVHPTFLYESLWSLLIFAFLMWMRKRKKFSGEIFCLYFISYSLGRAFIEGLRTDSLMLGNLRVSQFLSIIMIIAFSVLVIVLRNKAKNAVCEEAETEPSVYANVLKYLEEEQAAENNEQSTENLQEADNTQDVGEESGENEPANSENSQEDNEEEDNKITDSK; this is encoded by the coding sequence ATGGATAGTACATTAGTCAGCTTTCCTGAACTCGGTTGGAGTTTCCAGGTACCAAGAGTTGCTTTCTACATTTTTGGTAAACCAATATACTGGTATGGAATTATTATAGCCGCTGCCTTTTTGATATGTGTGTTATGGGCAATGAAAGATTCAACAAAATACGATCTAATTCCGGATACAATAATAGATTTGATGCTGTTTGCAGCCCCGGCAGCTATAATATGTGCAAGGATATACTATGTTGTTTTCAGTTGGTCTGAGTATAGAGACAACCTCATTGATATTGTGAACCTTAGAAAAGGCGGTTTAGCAGTCTATGGAGGAATAATAGGTGCTATAGTTACTGCTTATTTTGTTGCAAGATATAAAAAAATTCCTACAATGAAGCTTTTTGATTTTGCGATACCCTATGTGGCTCTGGGACAGGCGATTGGGCGTTGGGGGAATTTTTTCAACCAGGAAGCTTTTGGAGCAAATACAAGTCTTCCATGGGGGATGACCAGTTCTACAATAACTTCATATTTAACAAATAAATCCGATTCAATTCAAGAAACGTTAGGTATAACTGTAAATCCTGATTTACCCGTTCATCCAACATTTTTATACGAAAGCTTATGGAGTCTTTTGATTTTTGCATTTCTTATGTGGATGCGAAAAAGAAAGAAATTCAGCGGTGAGATATTCTGCTTGTATTTTATATCCTATAGTCTAGGAAGAGCGTTTATAGAAGGTCTTAGAACAGATAGTCTGATGCTTGGTAATCTAAGGGTGTCACAATTTCTATCTATTATAATGATAATCGCTTTCAGTGTATTGGTGATAGTTCTGAGAAACAAAGCAAAAAATGCAGTGTGTGAAGAGGCAGAAACAGAACCAAGCGTATATGCAAATGTTCTTAAGTATTTGGAAGAAGAACAAGCAGCTGAAAATAATGAGCAAAGCACTGAGAATTTGCAGGAAGCAGACAATACACAGGATGTTGGGGAAGAATCTGGTGAAAATGAACCTGCCAACAGTGAAAACTCACAAGAAGATAATGAAGAAGAAGATAATAAAATAACTGACAGCAAGTAA
- the rodA gene encoding rod shape-determining protein RodA — MYFVEKSQTSNPYKRFDYMLFISVLVLSAVGLIVLSSAVRTRPNILKSQILAMIMGIALCLILSIIDYKDLKVLSLFIFFGAMSLMVLVLFIGSGDDLGSRSWMQIAGFSVQPSEFAKIAYIILASVFLERIKDSTEKNKSDIIKFVVYSMVSIGFVLLQKDLGTALVFVFIFLIFIYIAGIPYRYIFILSGGLLLSLPFIWVYVLNGNRRERILTFISPDRDPQGAGYNVIQSKIAVGSGQLFGQGYGSGLQTQSRNVPVNESDFIFSVVGEEFGFIGAIIIIILALIILLRCIYIAKNSSDSYGSFLVIGVTGMFAFNFIENIGMSIGLLPVTGLPLPFVSAGGSAVLANYIATGIVLSVSSRRKKVLFST; from the coding sequence ATGTATTTCGTTGAAAAGTCGCAAACATCAAATCCTTATAAAAGATTTGACTACATGTTGTTTATATCGGTTTTAGTATTATCAGCAGTAGGGCTTATTGTGCTCAGCAGTGCAGTAAGAACCAGACCGAATATTCTGAAGTCTCAGATACTTGCTATGATAATGGGAATCGCACTATGTCTTATTTTAAGCATAATAGATTATAAGGATTTAAAGGTTCTCAGTTTATTTATTTTTTTTGGTGCAATGTCTTTGATGGTTCTTGTTTTATTTATAGGCTCTGGAGATGACCTGGGAAGTAGAAGCTGGATGCAAATAGCCGGGTTTAGTGTTCAACCATCAGAATTTGCGAAGATAGCTTATATTATTCTGGCTTCGGTTTTTTTGGAGAGGATCAAAGATAGTACTGAAAAGAATAAATCAGATATTATAAAATTCGTTGTATACTCAATGGTTTCCATAGGTTTTGTACTACTGCAAAAGGATTTGGGAACAGCCCTTGTATTTGTATTTATATTCCTTATATTTATATATATTGCTGGAATCCCTTACAGGTACATATTTATCTTGAGTGGAGGATTACTGCTTTCATTACCTTTTATCTGGGTTTATGTTCTGAATGGAAATAGACGTGAGAGAATTCTTACTTTTATTTCACCTGACAGAGATCCACAGGGGGCCGGATATAATGTAATTCAATCAAAGATTGCAGTGGGCTCAGGACAGTTGTTTGGACAAGGCTACGGAAGTGGGTTGCAAACCCAAAGCAGGAATGTACCAGTAAACGAGTCAGACTTTATTTTCTCGGTGGTTGGAGAAGAGTTTGGATTCATTGGTGCTATTATAATTATAATATTAGCTTTGATAATTCTTTTAAGATGTATTTATATTGCAAAAAACTCAAGTGATTCCTATGGTTCATTTCTTGTAATAGGTGTGACAGGTATGTTTGCATTTAATTTTATTGAAAATATCGGAATGAGCATAGGTCTGCTTCCAGTTACAGGTTTACCACTTCCTTTTGTAAGTGCGGGAGGAAGTGCAGTACTGGCCAATTATATAGCCACAGGTATTGTTTTAAGTGTTTCATCAAGACGAAAAAAAGTACTGTTTAGTACTTAG
- the mraZ gene encoding division/cell wall cluster transcriptional repressor MraZ: MFYGEYQHTIDPKGRAIVPSKFREGLGEKFILTKGLDGCLFAYSSEEWTSLENKLKSLPFTDKDVRAFIRFFFSGATECEVDKQGRILIPQNLREYAALEKDIYVIGVSSRVEIWKKEAWEAYNSDDNISADKIAEKMALLGI, from the coding sequence TTGTTCTATGGTGAATACCAACATACAATTGACCCTAAAGGAAGAGCAATAGTACCTTCAAAGTTCCGTGAAGGGTTAGGTGAAAAGTTCATACTAACCAAGGGACTTGACGGTTGTTTATTTGCGTACTCATCCGAGGAGTGGACAAGCTTGGAAAACAAGCTAAAATCCTTGCCATTTACCGATAAGGACGTCCGGGCATTTATCAGATTTTTCTTTTCAGGAGCAACTGAATGTGAAGTTGATAAACAGGGAAGGATATTGATACCACAGAATCTGCGCGAATATGCTGCACTTGAAAAAGACATATATGTAATTGGTGTGTCCTCAAGAGTAGAAATATGGAAAAAGGAAGCATGGGAAGCTTACAATAGCGATGATAACATCAGCGCGGATAAAATTGCGGAAAAGATGGCATTACTTGGTATATAG